TGCTTGTGTTTATCCTCATGATGTTGGGGCAGCATGTCTTCGGTGCTACAGGAGCATTGTTTAATGTTTCTCCCTCTGGAACGAGAACACCGCAGCCCTTTAGCATGACATTATGTCTTAATGCAAGCGGCCCCTTATCATGCCAAAATTATAGTGCATCGAGATTAACGCTGAGTATATCGACCACCATTCCTCATCATCAGTACAATAATGCAGGAATTAAAGTAAATACCCCGGGTTATACCGTTACCATCAACGGAGCGCCTTGTCATTTGAATAACAAAGGCTATTGTTCTTTTGTAGTGAGTGATACCTCTCCGGCGACTTTTCAAGTGCGCCCAAACACTTATGCTTATGTTGTCAACTATAATCAACCTTCTACAATATCCATTTGCCCAGTCAGTTCCGATGGCTCCCACCTGGGTATTTGTCAAACAACGAATGCGCCCGACTCTACCAAGACGAGCACCTTAAATTCGCCTTTCGCGATAGCCTTAAATCCAGCACAAACGATCGCTTATATTGGCAATAATGCATCTCCATCATCTGAGAACAACGGTTCTATTGCCATTTGCCCTATCAAATCCAATGGCTTATTAGATACTTGCACCATTAATACAGATGCTTCTTTTACCGATGGGAGCGTCACGGGGGTAGCTTTTAGTCCAGATGGAAGTTATTTGTATGCTTCTTTCTATACTAGCAATCAAACTTGCGCCATGCATTGCGGTTGGGTATCCATTTGTCCTGTCAATGCGAATGGATCGCTGGGGGCATGCGCAATTTCCTATGGTAATGATACGCTTAATGAGATTGATTTTGGGTATGATCTCTTTGTTGGCGTACAAACAGCGTCGAATGGACGTTCTTATCTCTATACCAATGCAAATGCAATACAACAATCTGCGGCAATCTGTCCGGTGGTGGGCGGTACCATCGGAGTATGTACTTCAGCCAATTACCCTGCCGTCATCAGTGAGTACCTTGTAGAAGGCATTAGCTTCAATGCCGCCAATACCTATGTTTATTTTGGAAATGCTGGGAATAGCGATGTTTTCGTGTGTCCGGTATCTAATGGGGATATCCTTCCATGCACCGTATCTGATGGGCCAGATGCTGCTGGCAATCAAACATTCAATTTTGAACAACTCACGGGTGTCGGTTTATTTATGTCAAGTGCAACGGGATATGGATATATCCCTAATAATGGCCTGGGAACCTCTATGAATACGTTATCTATTTGTCAATTAAGCCCCACTGATGGGTCTTTATCCCATTGTGTGGCGACAAGGGGTAATGATAGCCGTGGAGCAAACACCTTTAATCAGCCTGTGGCGATAACATTAAAACTGAATGTAGGTTAAATGATGTGTAATATGAGTAGCGGTTTACTATGTGGGTCTGGAGATCATCCAAAACCGACCACTACCGCCTACAAGAAGAAAAATGTCTGATTCGTTTTAAGTCTTCTCAGCATGAGGACTCACACTATAATTCGTGACTGAATCCGTCGTCGTTTTATCCCCTGTTCTTTTTTTACAAAAGGCTCCCAACGCCAGTTGGGAATAGCGCAATTTTTTTGTAGGAATAAGGCGTTGAGGTGATTAATTAGTCCCTCTTTGTCCATGGGCTCTGGCTCGACTTGAATGCTGAACTCATCTAAAGCATGTTGGCAGATTTTATACTCTGCAAATTCAATAGCACTGCTTGCCATTTGTTGGCGTATGATATCGGCAAAGATGGGGATTGGCTGCTGATTTTGTTTGCCATAACAAATGTCGCCAATTCGCCCTTCTATAGCAGCAAGTTCGGTGAAGGTTTTATTGGCGTTTTTAGCGACGAGGACATCGTCTAAACGATAACGTATGATGGGTTGGGTGCTACGCATCAAATCAGTAATAATAGGGACAAAGCGCGACTCATCAATCCATTCTTTTTCAATGATTAAAAACTCTTCATTCATGGTTAATTGGTTGTTGCCTTTATCGCTAATAGCCAGGAACCCTTCTGTGCATTGATAGACTTGGGATACAGGACTATGAAATGCCTCACTTATTAATTGCTCATCATCTTTTTCTAAAACTTCAGCAACTGAATAGATTTTATGGGGCTTAATAGTCAAGCGTTCCTTTTGCCTGGCTAGTAATAGCAACACACTGGCTGGTGCGGATAAAATAGTCGGCTGTAGGGCGTTTAATCGGGTGATGTGCTCATCAAAATTCAGCAGTAAATCAAAAAAATGAAATTGAATTTTTTTACTTTTATTTAAAGTGGTATACAAATTGTTATTAGCACGTAAGAAAAAAGCGATTCGCTCACGTGTTTTAAGTCCATTGGGTAATGCTTTGGCTAGAATGGCTCCAGCCCAAGCATCTCGCTCTCTCGGATTGGTGAGGAATAAACCTCTGCTTCCTGAGGTGCCTGACGATAGCCCCACGGAAATATTATGAATTAATGGGGAGAAATCTCTAGTCTGTTCCGCCTTTAACGCCACCTCCATAGCCTGTTCTTTAGTTAAATTAACGGTATTGATTTGGTCAAAATGCTCCATCATCAGTTGTTTATTCATTATGGGCCATTCAGACAGCGGTTTGTCTTTATAGGGGTAATAAAAAGGGGATTTTGCTAAAGTTTTTTTAGCTAGTTTCTTAAATTGCTTTTCTTGATAGCAGGCTAGTTGCCCTGGTGTTTGCAAAGTGCGTTTTAGCCACAGTGTTTTGTAGTAGTAATAAAGAATACGTGCTATCACAGAGTAAGCCCTACCTTGGGTCTGAAATGTTGGCAATGGGAAGGAATTATGTCCATCTCTTTATTTTGTTGATAAAGGGCATGTAGGTTTTGTATGGTGTTTTGGTATGCTTCTTTATCGTGGTGGATTAAATAAGTAAGCACATGAGGATAAATTAACTGCTGAAATGTTTCTTGATGCCAGCAACTATCAGCAATTAAAAAAGTTTCTTTTATGGCTTTAAAATATAATCCTATCTGGCCTTGGGCATGTCCAGGTAAGGGAATAGCAAAGATTAGACCATCATCAAACAAATCAAATCCTCTAGTGAAGGGGGCAAGGTGGGAGGCCAGGATGCTTTCCTTATTACCCAATATGATTAATCGCTCATAAAAATCGGCAGGTAGAAGTCCAGGCAGAAAGCCTTGGATTAAAGCCCTCAGTCCTTTTTTATTTTTAATATCGGCTAATGCTTCTTGATGACAAAAAAAGCGAGCCTTAGGAAAGTCTTTTAAACTACCAATATGATCGGCATGAAAATGAGAGATGACAATATAGTTAATTTCATCTGGATGAATATGCTGTTCTAAAAGTTGTTCCTTTAATGATTTTTGAATGGTTACGGGTGTTAAATAACGATATAAAGAAAAAGGAAATTTCCGGGTTAAGTTGAAAAATCGGTCGCTATAGCCCGTATCAAATAGAATATAACCCTGTTGTGGATGCTTGATTAATGCACAAATGGCGGGGTATTCGCATTGTTTTAAACGCCCTTTTTTTAAGGTCATTTTTTCGCAATGTTTGCAAAAGCCTGCTTCAAGGAGTTTATAACTAATCATGAGACATGATACCAATGGGCAAAGCGCTGCATCCCTTCGGCAACACTCACTATAGGTTTATAGCCTAAGTCTGTTTTAGCCGCCTCTATATTCAGGGTTTGGCCTAAAGCTAAAACTCCTGCACTGTATGCGGTAAGGCGCGGCTCTTGGGTGATAAAAGGCAAGCGGTATAAAATTTCCAGGCAATGCGCGATATTTTTGGCAATAGAATAAGGGATGTATTTTACTTTTAGTGGTTTGCCTAGCGCACGATAAAGCTCTGTGATAAGGCTTGTCAGCTTTTGCGGTTCATCGTTAGTAATATTATATTTTTTTCCTAAAAATTGATTTTTTGCTTGCGCTGCCAGAATTAAACTTTCTACTACATTATCAACAAAAGTGATGTCGATGATATTTTCTCCTGAACCGATTAATGGCAAAACCCCGTTTCTCTCCGCTTTAAGTAAACGGGGAAAAATCGCACGATCATAAGGCCCAAATAAAGCTCTTGGACGTATGGTAATAACCTGTATCCGCTGTTCCTGATGCGCTTGATCAATCAATGATTCCGCAAGACGTTTGGTTTTTATATAATGATTTACCGGCTTACTTGGCAAGACATCCTCTTCTTTAATTTGATGCTTTTCGGTGAAATCAAAATAAACACTGGGGGATGAGACATGAATTAATCTTGCCGTACTAGGCGTTGCGGCGATGACATGTTGGGTACCCACCACATTGGCGTGATAAAAATCTTTATAAGGACCCCATGGGCTGGAAAGCGCTGCGCAGTGAAAAATGAGTTCTGCATTTTGCATAAGCTGTTGCAAACGTGTTTTTTCATTTAGATCAAGAGCAACAAATTGGGCTCCAAATTGGGATAGTAGGGCACCCAAGTGTTGATTACGGCCCAAAGCCATGACTTCATGTCCTTCTTGAACGAGACGTTGAGTCAAATTAAGTCCAAGACAACCAGTAGCTCCTGTGACTACGCATCTCATGCTAAAACTCCAATATTATACCTGAGGCAGAAATTCCTGCCCCTGTTCCTATTAAATAAAGTAATTGTCCTCGGTGTATTTTATTGGCATATACATAGTTGGATAAGGCATTGGGTAAGGAGGCTGCCATTTGATTGCCATGAGTGGCATAGATGTCTACAACTTTCTCTGTCGGGATAGCGAGACGCTTTCTCATATGATGCATGGCAAGTAAGCTGGCTTGATGCGGTACTACCCAATGGATATCAGACATCGTGACTCCTGCTTTGCTAAGCAACGCTTCTGTAGACTGCTCTAGCAATTGGCTGGCTAATTTAAAGACCTTCTTACCGTCCATATAAAATAAACCAAGTGCTTTATCATGGGGTTGTGATGGTGGAAAAAGGGTACCACCAGCTTCTATACGACAGAATTCAGCGCCGGCGCTATGAGTTATCATATGTGAGGCAATAATGCGGCTAGAATGAGTGCTTTTTTCCAGTACGCAAGCGGCTGCGCCATCGCCAAAAATAGTACAGGTTTCCATATCATGCCAATTAAGCCCTCGAGAAGGGAGATCACTGGAAACAATCAAGGCTCGTTTAAAGCGCCCTCCTTCTATTAAGTAAGACATAGTGTCTAATGCTGTGAGGAAACTCAGGCAGGTGCTGCTAATATCAAAACAAGGAATGCCTGAGTGTGCTAATCCCAGTTGTTTTTGAATTAATGCAGCGGTACAGGGAATACCTTGTTCATTGGCACCACTCGCACTGATAATCACATCTATCTCTTGCAGAGTGAGACCCGCGTGCTCTATAGCGCGTAATGCGGCTTGAGCTCCCATATAAGAGGTCGTTTCTCGTTGGGTCGCAAAATGACGGGAAATAAGCCCTGATTTTTTTTGAACGCTGCCTTTTTCTAGTCCAAGTTGTTGATCAAGCTCGGAGGATAAAATTTTATTCTCTGGTAAGTAATGTCCTAATCCGGTTATTTTTACTGCTGGCATATCATGCATCCAGGAGAGAAAAGTTATTAATTGTACATCAAGGGCTGTTATTCATCAATTGGATGTTAATTGGATCAATTAACAATGACTTTAAATCAACTTGAACCCAAAATGGACAAGTGCTAGGATAGTACTTCCTTGCTCACTAATATCACTTCAAGTAAAAAGGGCGTCAATGCGGATTATAACAGTATTGGACAGCTATCCTCCAGATCTTAATGGGGGAGCTTATTTTACTCATAGACTTGCTCTCTCCTTACAAAAAAGAGGGCATGAGATTCTTGTTATTTGCCCTTCAAGAAGTTTAAAGCAAGGGTATAGTGAATATGAAGGGGTTCGTCTTTTTGGTGTTCGTTCCTGGCCCATCATTGGCTATAAACATTTTCGTGTTTGTTGGCCCGTATTTATCAAACAAGGGATGGTAAAAGCCATTAAGGATTTTAAACCGGATTTGGTTCATTTGCAGGGTAAATTTTTTCTTGGTGGTATTTGTTATCGGGCTTGTCGCTCAATGGGTATTCCCTTAATGGCGACCAATCATTTTATGCCGGAGAATTTTTTCCACTACACCCGCCTTCCCCGCTTTTGCGAACCTTGGTTTAACCGCATCTGTTGGAACATAGTGATTGATATGTTATCTAATGTGGATAGAGTAACCACACCCACCCAAACTGCCGCAGCCTTACTTGAGAAGGTTCATTTAAAGAAGCCGGTTCATGTCATTTCATGTGGGGTTGATTTACAGCGTTTTCACCCTAACCAGGATGCCAGTTTATTGAAAGGAAGATTTCAAATTCCTGATAAGCCTATCTTGTTATATTGCGGACGATTAGACAAAGAAAAAAATATAGCAACCGTGGTGCGGGCATTTCATCGAACAAGACCAAGTGTTGATGCGCATTTGGTCATTGTGGGTAGAGGCACAGAACGGTCGGCTCTTGAGGAGCTGGCCAGGTCGTTAGGCATCCATCGGCACATTACTTTTACTGATTATTTATCCGATGCAGAATACCCACAAATTCATGGTTTGGCTGATTGTTTTGTTAATGCCGGTACTGCAGAACTACAAAGCATAGTGGTATTAGAGGCTATTGCTTCAGGTTTGCCGATAATCGGTGCTCATGCTATGGCCTTGCCGGAGTTAATTATTCCTGGTAAGAATGGCTATTTGTTTGTCCCCAATGATATCGCTGCATTGGCCAATTACATGATTGATATTTTATCTAATTCTGAATTAAGAAAGCGAATGGGGGTTGAAAGTAGGGTACTTGCTGAAACACATGATATTAATCGTACGGCGGAGCATTATGAGCGCCTTTATCAAGAAATGATTGTGCTATGAAAACGTTAGCTCTCCGCTACAGTACTTTGTGCCAGGAGCGTAATTATCTCATCAGCCTGTTGCTTGGATTATTAATGCTAGGTATCAGTTTTCTGGTCGCCAATCAAGCAGGGGAATATGCGACTTTGATGGCGACGGCAAGTGTTAGTGATCTGCTGCTGGATAGTATCGCCATGCGCGATGTGACGGTGCTCCATGTTCATGCTGCCTTAGCCTTTTGGCTTATTTTTGCAATCTATATTATGACTAAACCAGGCGCCTTGCCTTTCGTTACCAAAACGGCCGCTGTCTTTATTTTCATTCGCAGTGCATTTATTTGTCTTACCCATCTTGGTGCACCGCATAACAATTTAATCATCCCTTCTAATTACTCGGCTTTTTTCCTATTTACCGGCGATCTTTTTTTCTCAGGTCATGTTGGTGGTCCATTCTTATTAATGTTGATTTTTTGGCAACAAAGCAAATTACGTTATTTTTATTTGGCGACCAGCTTATTTTTTGCCTACATAGTATTAGCAGGGCATATTCACTACAGCATCGATGTGTTTGCTGCGCCGTTTATTACTTATGGTATTTATCAATTCAGTCGCTTTGCTTTTACAAAAGAGTATCAATTGTTTGCACAGGAGTTTTCTTTAAATCCAATGGGTAACGAGTAGTATCACTCCCATTCCATGAGATATCTTATTGGCACATACCGCGCGTAACACATGGCCAAGTTAACGCGTTTTGATGTATCTATCATAAAAAATCTAAGGACGATAGAAAAAGAGCAAACTTCCTAATTTGTTTTACAGAATACAATTTTTAGGCTAAATAATAACAAAGGACCTTTTATATAAGAGCTTTTATGAAAAAATGGACTGGCATACTCTTATCCTTAGTCGTGTTGTTTCTTTTAGCTTATGTGATTACGGGATTTATAGTCAAAAATACACTGAATCAAAACGTTGATTCCCTTCCCCAAAACTCCATTTTGCGCATTCACCTTGGTAACTACCAACGCGGTTGGTTTTCTTCCCAGGCGATATTGTCTATTAAAATGAATATACCAGCACAAGAGAGAACCGATGTGCATGGTATTACTAAAATGCAGCCACCAATGAATTTGGAGTTGAACTATCCGCTCATTATCAAACATGGCCCAGTTATCTGTACAGATTATGGTATACGCTTTGGCATAGGATATGTAACAACACAGCCACAATCACATTATAATGTGTTGATTAACTATTTTAACGAAACGTGGTTTAGGTACGCTTTTCCAGCGCTTAGCTTTAAAGGTGGTTCAGACGCTGACTCTGTTGATTTTTCATGGCAAGGTTTAAGCGCAACATTGGGTACTTCTTCCTCTTTAAATAATCTATTTGGTGATTTTACTATGTATGGACTCAATGCTGCCGCTGGCAATGTTACTTTCCAATTAGGAACAATAGCAGATGAGTTCAATTTTATTCATGCAAGCAATGGGTTATGGCCAGGTAAAAATCACTTTTCTCTTCTTTCAGCAGCAATGAGCCAAGGCGATCAAAAGCAATTTGAGCTTGACGGTGTTGACTTGGTATCCAGCTCTGATGTTACAGAAGGGCTACTGAGCTTTGACTTTAATCTATCAGTGAACAAATTATTGGTAGACAACAAAACTTATGGCCCAGGCATTTTTAAGTTAAGTGTTAGAAATCTAGAGGCAGATGCCATGGCCCGCATCAATAAGCGAGCCTTGAGTGCCGTGCAAAGTAACCAGAGTTCTGTTTTGCTCGTACCGGAATTATTGTCTAATGTACCCTTACTTCTTTCTAAAGGTTCGGAGTTAGCATTATCTACAGCAGTTGATTTGCCAGAGGGAAAAATTACCGGTGATTTTAAACTCGCTTTACCTAAAATGGATGTTAGCGATCCCTCTCAGTTATTACAAAAGGCCTCTGGCTCCGGTCAATTCAAAGCCCCTATTGCCGTTGTTAAAGAGCTAATGATGGTACTATTGAAGAATAGTAAACAAGAAAATACCGCAACTCAGTCATCTTCTGCATCACCAGATTCGACAGCAACCCGTCTTCCCCCTATATCCTCAGTAACCAATACCGCTACAAATTCCGATGCGGAAATGCAAAAGCAAGTCGATAAGCTGTTACAAAGTCTTATAGAGAAGGGCTATATAAAAGTCGAAGGTAATACTTACGTTGTCAATTTGAAAATTGAAAATCAACAGATCTTCGTCAATGGACAACAGTTTGATGTAAATAAACTATGAGATAAGTTAACGTCATTTGCGGATAAGATGGCAGGCTACTCACGAAATCTCCCAGATGCCTAATCCGGGCTACAATTCTTATCCGAAACTGACGTTTAATACATAAGCCTAGCCCATCATATCGCCAAGTCAATTAACAGGGCTTTTTGCACATGCAATCTATTTTCACTTTGAGTGAAGATAATAGACTCTGGAGTGTCAGGTAGGGTTTTTGATACTTCTTTCCCCCGTTCCATAGGCATGCAATGCATGAATACCGCACCAGGTTTTGCTTGGGACATTAAGGATTCATTGACTTGATAGCCGGCAAAGTGATGCTCTGAAGCTTGAGCCTCAAAACCCATACTAGTCCAAACATCGGTATAAACAGCATTCGCGTCACGAACAGCAACTTCTGGCTCGGTATAACAGTGAATCATGTCCGGAAATAATTGTTTGCTTTGAGCGACGATCTGGTGGTTAGGCTGATGCCCCTCTGGACAGCAATAATTAATTTTTATCCCAAGCAATGGTGCCATGAGCAACAGGCTATGCAATACGTTATTACCGTCACCAATATACGTCAGCGTCAATCCGTTTAATTCACCGAAACATTCTTGTAAGGATAATAAATCGGCGAGAACTTGGCACGGATGGTACAAGGCAGATAATCCGTTAATTACCGGTACTGTCGCATGTTGGGCCATTTCCTCTAGGGCGCTGTCTTCATGAGTTCTTACCATGACATAGTCACAATAGCCATTTAATACCCTGATCAAATCACGAGGCTCCTCTGTCTTTCTTGTCGAACTAACGCTTTCTATCGCTGTGCCGCCGAGATTTTCCATAGCCAAAGTAAAGCTTAATCGGGTACGAAAAGAAGGCTTTTCAAAAATCATAGCTAGGTTTTTATTCGTTAATGTTTGTGAGTATTGTTTGGGATTTTTCTTCACCTGTGAGGCTATTTTAAGTATGCGCTTAATATCCTGCACATCCAACTCCAGGCCGGTGAGCAAATGTTTGGGATGATGTTTTATTTTTATCTGTTGTTTTTTTACCGGTATAGCACATTGCTGGATATCGTTCTTAGGAGCTTCTTTGGCAGATGGAGTTGTACACTGATTATTCTTCTTCATTAGCTCAGTAAGGGAGCAGCCTTGCTCTAAAGCAGAGGCGACCATTTGTCCGACTTGATGATGAGCATCTCTAAATGGCACTCCCGTTATTATAAGTGACTCAAGAACAGCGGTTGCGTCGAGATAGCCGGAGTTTGCTTTTTCAGCCATCAGTTCAGTGTTAAACTGCAAACTGTCTAAAAAGGGCGAGAGGACAGTAAGGCAAGACGTGACGGTCTTCACGGAATCAAACAACCCCTCTTTATCTTCCTGCATGTCTTTGTTATAGGCCAATGGCAAACCTTTCATCACCGTTAGAATGCCCAAGAGATGACCAAATACCCTTCCGGATTTACCTCGGATTAACTCCAAAATATCGGGGTTCTTTTTATTAGGCATTAACGACGAACCTGTTGCAAAGGCATCATCTAAGGTAATAAAGCCAAATTCTTGCGTCGCCCAGAGGATTAGATCCTCACATAATCGCGATAAATGCACCATAACGATGGCATTGACGCTGCAAAATTCCATGATGAAGTCTCTATCACTTACTGCATCAAGGGTATTTTCTATAACGCCATCGAAGGCCAGTGCCTGAGCCACCCACTCTCTATCTAAGGGCAGGCTGCTCCCCGCTAATGCACCAGCCCCTAAGGGAGAAAAATTCATCCTTTTTTTCAGATCTTGCAAACGACTAATATCTCTGTGCAACATGGCCAGGTAGGCATCGAAATACCCACCTAAATAAATGGGCTGAGCCTGTTGCAAATGAGTATATCCTGGCATTTTGTCTTGGGCATGTTTTTGCGATAATTGGCGCAATACATCGGTGACAGCATAAAGTTGCGCCATGATATTGGAGGCGGCATCACGAGCATACAGTCGTAAATCAAGAGCCACTTGATCATTTCTGCTGCGTCCCGTATGCAATTTTTTCCCAGTGTCACCGATTTTTTCTATTAATAGTTGTTCAATAAACATATGAAC
This Legionella fallonii LLAP-10 DNA region includes the following protein-coding sequences:
- the argF gene encoding ornithine carbamoyltransferase, which encodes MKKNNQCTTPSAKEAPKNDIQQCAIPVKKQQIKIKHHPKHLLTGLELDVQDIKRILKIASQVKKNPKQYSQTLTNKNLAMIFEKPSFRTRLSFTLAMENLGGTAIESVSSTRKTEEPRDLIRVLNGYCDYVMVRTHEDSALEEMAQHATVPVINGLSALYHPCQVLADLLSLQECFGELNGLTLTYIGDGNNVLHSLLLMAPLLGIKINYCCPEGHQPNHQIVAQSKQLFPDMIHCYTEPEVAVRDANAVYTDVWTSMGFEAQASEHHFAGYQVNESLMSQAKPGAVFMHCMPMERGKEVSKTLPDTPESIIFTQSENRLHVQKALLIDLAI
- a CDS encoding DUF945 family protein gives rise to the protein MKKWTGILLSLVVLFLLAYVITGFIVKNTLNQNVDSLPQNSILRIHLGNYQRGWFSSQAILSIKMNIPAQERTDVHGITKMQPPMNLELNYPLIIKHGPVICTDYGIRFGIGYVTTQPQSHYNVLINYFNETWFRYAFPALSFKGGSDADSVDFSWQGLSATLGTSSSLNNLFGDFTMYGLNAAAGNVTFQLGTIADEFNFIHASNGLWPGKNHFSLLSAAMSQGDQKQFELDGVDLVSSSDVTEGLLSFDFNLSVNKLLVDNKTYGPGIFKLSVRNLEADAMARINKRALSAVQSNQSSVLLVPELLSNVPLLLSKGSELALSTAVDLPEGKITGDFKLALPKMDVSDPSQLLQKASGSGQFKAPIAVVKELMMVLLKNSKQENTATQSSSASPDSTATRLPPISSVTNTATNSDAEMQKQVDKLLQSLIEKGYIKVEGNTYVVNLKIENQQIFVNGQQFDVNKL
- a CDS encoding glycosyltransferase family 4 protein, with product MRIITVLDSYPPDLNGGAYFTHRLALSLQKRGHEILVICPSRSLKQGYSEYEGVRLFGVRSWPIIGYKHFRVCWPVFIKQGMVKAIKDFKPDLVHLQGKFFLGGICYRACRSMGIPLMATNHFMPENFFHYTRLPRFCEPWFNRICWNIVIDMLSNVDRVTTPTQTAAALLEKVHLKKPVHVISCGVDLQRFHPNQDASLLKGRFQIPDKPILLYCGRLDKEKNIATVVRAFHRTRPSVDAHLVIVGRGTERSALEELARSLGIHRHITFTDYLSDAEYPQIHGLADCFVNAGTAELQSIVVLEAIASGLPIIGAHAMALPELIIPGKNGYLFVPNDIAALANYMIDILSNSELRKRMGVESRVLAETHDINRTAEHYERLYQEMIVL
- a CDS encoding lactonase family protein, producing the protein MLMRLRLLGMLVFILMMLGQHVFGATGALFNVSPSGTRTPQPFSMTLCLNASGPLSCQNYSASRLTLSISTTIPHHQYNNAGIKVNTPGYTVTINGAPCHLNNKGYCSFVVSDTSPATFQVRPNTYAYVVNYNQPSTISICPVSSDGSHLGICQTTNAPDSTKTSTLNSPFAIALNPAQTIAYIGNNASPSSENNGSIAICPIKSNGLLDTCTINTDASFTDGSVTGVAFSPDGSYLYASFYTSNQTCAMHCGWVSICPVNANGSLGACAISYGNDTLNEIDFGYDLFVGVQTASNGRSYLYTNANAIQQSAAICPVVGGTIGVCTSANYPAVISEYLVEGISFNAANTYVYFGNAGNSDVFVCPVSNGDILPCTVSDGPDAAGNQTFNFEQLTGVGLFMSSATGYGYIPNNGLGTSMNTLSICQLSPTDGSLSHCVATRGNDSRGANTFNQPVAITLKLNVG
- a CDS encoding NAD-dependent epimerase/dehydratase family protein, with protein sequence MRCVVTGATGCLGLNLTQRLVQEGHEVMALGRNQHLGALLSQFGAQFVALDLNEKTRLQQLMQNAELIFHCAALSSPWGPYKDFYHANVVGTQHVIAATPSTARLIHVSSPSVYFDFTEKHQIKEEDVLPSKPVNHYIKTKRLAESLIDQAHQEQRIQVITIRPRALFGPYDRAIFPRLLKAERNGVLPLIGSGENIIDITFVDNVVESLILAAQAKNQFLGKKYNITNDEPQKLTSLITELYRALGKPLKVKYIPYSIAKNIAHCLEILYRLPFITQEPRLTAYSAGVLALGQTLNIEAAKTDLGYKPIVSVAEGMQRFAHWYHVS
- a CDS encoding F390 synthetase-related protein, whose amino-acid sequence is MIARILYYYYKTLWLKRTLQTPGQLACYQEKQFKKLAKKTLAKSPFYYPYKDKPLSEWPIMNKQLMMEHFDQINTVNLTKEQAMEVALKAEQTRDFSPLIHNISVGLSSGTSGSRGLFLTNPRERDAWAGAILAKALPNGLKTRERIAFFLRANNNLYTTLNKSKKIQFHFFDLLLNFDEHITRLNALQPTILSAPASVLLLLARQKERLTIKPHKIYSVAEVLEKDDEQLISEAFHSPVSQVYQCTEGFLAISDKGNNQLTMNEEFLIIEKEWIDESRFVPIITDLMRSTQPIIRYRLDDVLVAKNANKTFTELAAIEGRIGDICYGKQNQQPIPIFADIIRQQMASSAIEFAEYKICQHALDEFSIQVEPEPMDKEGLINHLNALFLQKNCAIPNWRWEPFVKKEQGIKRRRIQSRIIV
- a CDS encoding phosphatase PAP2-related protein, which gives rise to MKTLALRYSTLCQERNYLISLLLGLLMLGISFLVANQAGEYATLMATASVSDLLLDSIAMRDVTVLHVHAALAFWLIFAIYIMTKPGALPFVTKTAAVFIFIRSAFICLTHLGAPHNNLIIPSNYSAFFLFTGDLFFSGHVGGPFLLMLIFWQQSKLRYFYLATSLFFAYIVLAGHIHYSIDVFAAPFITYGIYQFSRFAFTKEYQLFAQEFSLNPMGNE
- a CDS encoding beta-ketoacyl-ACP synthase III → MPAVKITGLGHYLPENKILSSELDQQLGLEKGSVQKKSGLISRHFATQRETTSYMGAQAALRAIEHAGLTLQEIDVIISASGANEQGIPCTAALIQKQLGLAHSGIPCFDISSTCLSFLTALDTMSYLIEGGRFKRALIVSSDLPSRGLNWHDMETCTIFGDGAAACVLEKSTHSSRIIASHMITHSAGAEFCRIEAGGTLFPPSQPHDKALGLFYMDGKKVFKLASQLLEQSTEALLSKAGVTMSDIHWVVPHQASLLAMHHMRKRLAIPTEKVVDIYATHGNQMAASLPNALSNYVYANKIHRGQLLYLIGTGAGISASGIILEF
- a CDS encoding MBL fold metallo-hydrolase — encoded protein: MISYKLLEAGFCKHCEKMTLKKGRLKQCEYPAICALIKHPQQGYILFDTGYSDRFFNLTRKFPFSLYRYLTPVTIQKSLKEQLLEQHIHPDEINYIVISHFHADHIGSLKDFPKARFFCHQEALADIKNKKGLRALIQGFLPGLLPADFYERLIILGNKESILASHLAPFTRGFDLFDDGLIFAIPLPGHAQGQIGLYFKAIKETFLIADSCWHQETFQQLIYPHVLTYLIHHDKEAYQNTIQNLHALYQQNKEMDIIPSHCQHFRPKVGLTL